GCATCGGTGAGCCCACGCTACTCGAAGCTGCAAACCCTGGCCGAGTCTCATCCAAGAGCACCGTAGCACATCCACCGCTACCCGACAAAGGTTTCAAaggcaacgcctccaaggagggaaCGACGTCCGAAGCCGACGCCGTTGCCCAGTCCAGTAGACTGGATCTGAGATTTCGCTCGGAGACACCTTGCCTGCCAAGGATGGATTGTAATGGGGATGCATGACGACCCTTCAAGAAGGAAAACGACGTCCGAGGACGCCGTCATCGCCGCACTGACATCATGAGCGCAGAGCTTTCACTCGCAACCACCAACAACCATCGCGAACACTCGGAAGCAAATATTGAGCCCAAGAGAGAAACCTGACCAGAGCTCCCTCCACCACCGCTCCATGGCACCGACAGGATCTGCCACACGCCGCGGAGCCCGGTACCCACCGTCCGGAACCCGCAACACCAGCAGCCACGGATCCACGCGCGCACGGCCTTCTGGTTCAAAGGATTATCTTTTGGAACAATAGATAATTGGGATCTATCtctgtatgcatgcatgtatgtatgtattggTTGATTCATATGACTGTATGATCTGGAGAATTAAGGGTCGTTCCTTTGTGCCCTATTTTTATATGAATTTTTAATTTCATCTATACTCAAACCTTTCGAGaggattttattatttttattgtgGTTGAATCAAACAAATTTCGATTAAAACGTAGTAACCATGTAAGGTTTGGATAGGGGTAATCCTGTGTTCTCATATTTAGAGGATTCCGTGCCCAATTCTCCTGTTTTTACaatccaaaaagaaaaaagaagtccttactcttttttttaactccAGAATATAAAAGAAGCCCTTACTGAACTCCGTCCTGGACTCCTGGGCCAATTAACGGAGTTCTAGAATAAGCCGGAACAATGGAAAGGAGGCCCAGCGGAACTTCCCTAGGATCCAACAACCAAAGGGCCCATTGTCGTCCATAACTAGACCCTCGTTCGCTCGCTGGCTCAAAGTTCACGCGCCACCACGTTGGCCCAAccgaaccctagccgccaggTGTCCCTGAACGAACAAGGGAAATCACTGTCCGGCCTTCCCGATGGGCGACGGCGAACCGGCGCTTCGGCCACCACCCTCCGGTAAGTCGGTCACCGTCATGGGTCCTCGTACTTCAAGCCCCTCTCTTTGCTCCGGCCATGTCGGCGATGTCGGTCGTCGCCCAGCTCCCTCTTTTACCAGCACCAAGAGCCTTTAGAAACCGAAACAATTAAAAACTGGGGAATCGAACCGAAAACCCGAAAGAACCGAATTTCGCCGACAGGACGGTTTCCGGATTCGCCGCCTCCCGGCCGTCAGATTAGAATACAGTACATCAGAGGACAATGTCTAAAGTTACTCGTGAACTATACTGTGATGGTTAATCTTATCGTCATTGATGTGATGCTTAATGTTGTCATAACTTGCACGTACTTCCTACTAACAAATATTGTCCATCTTACTAGATTAGTTCGgagggtttagggttttatAGGTAGATGCTAACTTCCGATTATTTTAGACGGATGAGGCGACAGGGTCCCAATCACTTCCTTAGATGGATATCTACCTTTTTCGAGGATTTGACTCTCGCAATTCAGCTTCTGACTGTAAATTATCCTTGGAATAGCTGAACCAACTCCAAATACTAGCAATTCGGCTTGTGGTTGGTCATGGGTTTCGATTGATGCTTAGGCCACTACTTCTGATCTATTCCTTGCTTTTTAACCACGATCCTGAATGAGAAGCTGCCTGTTTCAGTTTACGAGTCAAATTAGATACTAGTTAATCTACAACTAGAACAGTTaccaatttgttttctgtgtAGTTTGGGACCCTTTCAAGTGATATAGTTTTTTTGTTACTGTGCACACGCGTAATGCAAATACGAGATGTTACTAATTTGTAGAATCTGGTAAAGCTTGAAACTTAGTTGGATATGATGTATTTCTTGGACAATTTGCTATGCTCCTAACAAAATAGGATGAGCAGCATGGTTAATCTCTCATTTATTTACGACGACACTCTATTTTGGACAATAAAATGCATACCTTAGAGTCATCCTGGTCAGGATGAAATTACACGGATTCATCAGTTCTCTGTTTAGGATAAAACTTCAGTTATCTACTTTGAGATAAAATAATCATGTCTCATCTCATGCATGTCCTACTGAACAGAACCAAATGCTGGCAATGGTCTTGATCTGGAGAAGTATTCCTGGACTCAGCAGCTGCCAGAGGTTAATATCACAGTTCCTATCCCTGAAGGAACAAAGTCAAGGTTTGTTGTCTGTGAGATTAAAAAGGATCATCTGAAGGTTGGGTTGAAGGGCCAGCTTCCTATCGTTGATGTAAGCAATAGCAATAAAGCAATTTATCTTATGTGTGAACCATTTTTCTGGTAAAGATCTTACATGCTACCTAAGTGAATGATTGAAGTCGTTGCCCAGGGTAAAAGGCTTCTTTTAGTATGGTGCTCTAACTGTGACTTGCTTCCTTACCAGGGTGAGCTCCACAAACAAGTTAAAGTTGATGACTGCTTCTGGAGCATAGGTATCAAATTACAAACCATTTGCATTATGTCAAGTTCCCTACCTTAATCCCTTTACTCAAAATATTATCATTTCCTTCCGATAATATCTTTCAGAGGATGGAAACACTCTGTCTATATTGCTTACGAAGCAGAATCAGATGGAATGGTGGAAATCTGTGATAAAAGGTGACCCTGAAGTTGATACCCAGCGTGTAGAGCCAGAGAGTAGCAAACTTTCTGATTTGGATCCTGAGACTAGACAAACTGTGGAGAAGATGATGGTGAGATACGCGAAAACCTTATTCATAAACTGTGAATTAAAATGCCTCCAAACCCGTACATAATCAATACTAACTCACTGAGCTAATTATTTTCCTGCACATTGCAGTTTGACCAACGCCAAAAGCAGATGGGTCTCCCCACAAGTGACGAAATGCAGAATCAAGAAACGCTCAAGAAATTCATGGCCGAGGTCAGTGTTTATCACATTCCTACTGTATGCATTGTTTCAATTCCAGTTGGTGTATCTGATAGAGCTTTTCATTGTAGCACCCGGAGATGGATTTCTCAGGGGCGAAAATAGCTTGAGATGGTGGGATCCAAGGCAATCAACTGGGAGATGTTGGAATGGAGAAATCACTCGTTTCTACCTTAGTTAGTATACCATGTCTGTCTATGTCAGctcctttttgttttgggaCGGACAACTAATATGTAGAACTGAACtgcgttttttttcttggtagaATCGATTGCTGTCAGTAGACGTTATTAATATGATGCTTGCTTGGGGAAAAACAATCGGTCCTTCATTTGCCATACACGTGAAATCATGTTGTGATTTACGGAGAAGGTTTCAACTGTTCTGAGCAAGTCCCACAAACAATGCTCGTTTCCGTTTCTGGAGTTCTTCATTGTGCAAGTCTCcggcgccttcttctccagcagcataatgtttctttttttttgaagcaACCATATATTACATTAGACAATCCGTTTATAGAGATTACATATACAGTCACATATACAGTCACGACGCGAGATAAACATGCTTGTCAAACAACTTTGCACAAAATACCCAACAAAAcgtaaaaataaaattccaCTCTTGGAGATACTTGTGCCTCGCCGAACCGCCATCCATCCACGCCTCCAACGCCACCATGGCAGCGCCGACAAAAGGGGCGAACAACCGCCGTACCCAGATTTGGGAGAGCACATTCGCATACAAGGATGCTTTTTGAGCCAATGAATTGGACTGTCGCAAGCAACGAGACCGAGACTTTGTAGCACATCGCCAGGGGATCTTTCCCGTGGTCACCAGACGCCATCAACTTCATCCAACGCAGTCGAAGAAGAGAAACGCCACCGCCTGCCAGGCTGCCATCATCCACACATCCAATTGCAAGACAACAAACACAACTATAACAACCAACACGATCGCTACCCGCAAGAGTGCCGACTGCTGACCACGAGACACGACCTTCGCCGGATCCAAAAATCAGCAAGACGACCGAGCCACCCGCCCCTCGACGCCAGCCAAGATAGGAAGAGCAGAGGCAAATTATTTCGACGTGACACCGTCTCCTCCATAAAATCAACGACTCAAGAAATACTATACCAACCTAACTACAGGCCGGAGCACCGGGGTCCCCACCCCCTCCCATTGCCTGAACGGCAGACGGAGGAGGCAGGGACCAACTTCTTGGCGCTGTAATACTGGCCAGATGAGATGTTCCTAGAAACGAAGCATAATGTTTCTTGTGAGTACGTCACCGAAGCCGAGTCCTGTCGACAGTGGCTGCATGTTTTGTTTTCCCGCTAGATGTTCCCAAGGAAAACTGTAAATTGCTTCGTATTCTCCACGTTTCCTTAACGGCGACAAAAGCAAAATGCAAGTACGTACGTGTAATCCTCTGTTTTCTTAAACAGATCTCTTTCCAGAGTGAGAATATACAATCGACTCATCTCCAAAAGAATAtatcttttctctctctccaccATGCAAAATTGGCCAGATATACAAGGCACAAAGAGGAACAAATTTCGCTCCTCTTAACTCTCTCCCTGCCGCCAAGTTAACAAAATCAAGTGAGAACcaccatccatccatccgtgCGACCATCGGACGGTGCCTCTGCTTCCTCCGTGTCCTCATTTTTCTTGTACAcataatttttcttcttcttgagatGCAAGTGTGTCACACACATGATCGAGAAAAACACAATGCAACTCATGGACACGTGGCCGAGGACCCGACCTGCCTCCTCTTCCACACGATCGGAGCGATCACCATCCATACTGCAAGCAAGAACAATTCCGTCAGTCAGCAGGATGAACAAGATAAAATGGAACTGTTCTGTTCCAAATGGAGCATGACAAAATTCAGTGTTTCTGACGATCTGCAGTGCTCAGTTAAATCAGCTCAATTTCCACTTACTGTACACAATCGCCGCTAGCCATTCGTTGGCCACACGCACCCACGTGCTCGCCCAGCCCACATCAATCGTCCACCTGAGGATCATCAAACAGTATGAACAATGCATCATCATAatctgtttatttattttatttttggccTGAACTTACTTCTCCATCTTCTGGTGCGCGTTCCAGCCGACGAAGAGCATGGCGAAGTACATGGCGCCCATGGCGAACACGAAGTGGAAGAAGCCGAAGCCGTAGGGGATGTCGTCCTCCGAGTCCGTCTCGCTGCTCTTGAACTGCAGATTGCATGCTTGGAGAGTTGAGTTTTCAGCTTACCAACCACGGTATATGTGTACCGTGTTTTAGAACGAAATCGGTTTGATCAAACTAACCTGCAGGCACTTTGAATCTATCCCCGTCGAGAAAGTCGCCGCGACGATCACGATCACCGCGATCACAAAATTCTGCAGAAATTCCAAACTTCTTTTAGTTTTCAGATAGTGCTAACAACTAACTTAGttgatggcaatttggtaatTCTGTACTGAACTAGTGTCACTGAAGATACATATCCTTGAGTTACTGAACACTGAGTGAAGAATGGTTCTCTTACCGCTATGTTGAGCCAATCTGCGCTGGTTGCGGCGCCCGCTTTCCTGTTGCAAACCTCCGTGTGCGGCTCGCTGTCATCGCGACAAATTTCAGCATGCAAAGTTGTTTAAGAAACATAAGCAACCTGCCATGAAAAATTTGTTGGGAATTCAGGGGCCCTGCACTGCACATACCTTCTGATGGCGGCCCAGCAGAGGAAGACGACGTAGACCCCCATGAGCCCGGGCGCCAGGTACCCGGCCTTGACCTTGGAGTTGGCAGAGACGAAGGTCATGAGCAGCACGAGCAGGAGTGTGACGGAGATGAAGATGGAGTTGAGCCTGCAGGACGCCCTCGGCACGTACCACACGTACATGAGCGCGATCCCCAGCACGGCGCCCACGTACGCCACGGTCGACGCCACCAGCACGTGCATGTGGCTGCAGCCATTTTGAGTAGTACTGTCAGATGCTGATCGCCATCGATGCATATATACACAACAGCAGCTTGGCTGGCcagaggaggagagaagaagaagttgtTGTTTTCAGTACCATTTCTTGAGGTTGGTCTCGGAGCGGCAGCAGTCGTTGATCCAGGTGATGAACCTGGTGACGCTGATGAGTTGGATCACAAGGAACGCCCTGCTCAATCCAATAGATTCACGGCAAGTTAATTCAAGTGTACATGTTGTTGGAATGAGGACAGCAATCTAATGTCTGAGCcaagatgagatgagatgcgCCCTACGTACCCTGCTCCGAAATGCGCGACCTTCCCTGAGAAACAAAcagacaaacaaacaaacactgTCAACAGCATGCAACAGAATTGCAGAAGCAGGGAGCAGACAGAAAGAGGAAGATGTAGGCGGGATTTGGGAATTACCGTAGAGCTGGATGAGCTGGGAGGGGGCGAAGAAGGGGACGGCGGTGAAGCCCATCCAGAGGAGGATCTTGACCGGCCACCACTCCGAGTGCCACGAGTTCCGGCAGTCGTGCACTTTCCTCGTGTTCACCGTCGACAGGAACatcatgaagaagaagagctgaTCACACCCGTTCCGTCAAGGCCAACAATCACATACATATGTACTGTATATAATTGGATTCCGATTTTCCCATCCTGGTTTGCAAGGAAGACAGAGTTTGCAAGGAATAAGGATACGAAGCATCCGAGGCTGATCCGGAGCACGCCCTCGGCGCCGAGGCAGTAGCGcgcgccgcggcagcccctgagCCGCCGCAGCTCCAAAAGCGCCGAGTGGCCGTAGTCCCGCACCGTCCACGCCAGCAGGTTCGTCACCAGGAACACCAGCGCGTACACGTACCGCGCCATCATCGGCTTCGGCCCCATGGCGCACGCGCACCCTGAAGGCGAGCACTCCTCCGCCACCCACACGCaccacctctccctctccgccggcgtcactccggccgccgcgccgccgccgccgtccctcTCCATCGTCACGCTGCCGCCGTTGATGCCGTCAAGCGTCATCGATCTTCTAGTTCCAGCTAGttgcgctgctgctggcgaTGATGATCGTCGAATCGT
The Brachypodium distachyon strain Bd21 chromosome 2, Brachypodium_distachyon_v3.0, whole genome shotgun sequence genome window above contains:
- the LOC100839208 gene encoding protein BOBBER 1, whose amino-acid sequence is MGDGEPALRPPPSEPNAGNGLDLEKYSWTQQLPEVNITVPIPEGTKSRFVVCEIKKDHLKVGLKGQLPIVDGELHKQVKVDDCFWSIEDGNTLSILLTKQNQMEWWKSVIKGDPEVDTQRVEPESSKLSDLDPETRQTVEKMMFDQRQKQMGLPTSDEMQNQETLKKFMAEHPEMDFSGAKIA
- the LOC100826018 gene encoding probable serine incorporator — encoded protein: MTLDGINGGSVTMERDGGGGAAAGVTPAERERWCVWVAEECSPSGCACAMGPKPMMARYVYALVFLVTNLLAWTVRDYGHSALLELRRLRGCRGARYCLGAEGVLRISLGCFLFFFMMFLSTVNTRKVHDCRNSWHSEWWPVKILLWMGFTAVPFFAPSQLIQLYGKVAHFGAGAFLVIQLISVTRFITWINDCCRSETNLKKCHMHVLVASTVAYVGAVLGIALMYVWYVPRASCRLNSIFISVTLLLVLLMTFVSANSKVKAGYLAPGLMGVYVVFLCWAAIRSEPHTEVCNRKAGAATSADWLNIANFVIAVIVIVAATFSTGIDSKCLQFKSSETDSEDDIPYGFGFFHFVFAMGAMYFAMLFVGWNAHQKMEKWTIDVGWASTWVRVANEWLAAIVYIWMVIAPIVWKRRQVGSSATCP